One region of Populus trichocarpa isolate Nisqually-1 chromosome 4, P.trichocarpa_v4.1, whole genome shotgun sequence genomic DNA includes:
- the LOC7494310 gene encoding U-box domain-containing protein 8: MATHIPDDFKCPISLEIMSDPVILSSGHTFDRSSIQRWLDSGHRSCPITKLPLPEHPRLIPNHALRSLISSFTIQKSQPDPNPYRNPNPSKKHQTQFLISALVSPSSTLESSLHSLSQLTRLTKLDPCLRRQITESGAVSTILNCVDSTESEIQEKALALLLNLSLDDDNKVGLVAEGVIGRVINVIRVGSPSSRAIGCTMLTSLAVVEVNKATIGAYPNGIKTLIWVLYNGKGREVREAATALYAICSFVDNRKRAVECGAVPILMKIGGMGLERAVEVLSLLVKCKEGREEIRKVNGCLEVLVKVIRNGSERGVQCALFTLNCLCSFAEEMRVEAKKDGVLEICVGFLDDENEKIRRNAANLVQNLSCRG, translated from the coding sequence ATGGCTACACACATCCCTGATGATTTCAAGTGTCCAATTTCACTAGAAATCATGTCCGACCCGGTTATTCTCTCTTCGGGTCATACCTTTGACCGCTCCTCAATTCAACGGTGGCTCGACTCCGGCCACCGTAGTTGTCCAATCACCAAACTCCCCTTACCTGAACACCCTCGTCTTATACCCAACCACGCCTTGAGAAGCCTGATTTCCAGCTTTACAATCCAAAAATCACAACCAGACCCGAACCCGTATCGGAATCCGAACCCATCGAAGAAACACCAAACCCAGTTCTTAATCTCCGCTCTCGTTTCCCCATCTTCGACTCTGGAGTCCAGTCTTCACTCACTGAGTCAACTCACTAGACTCACCAAGCTAGACCCGTGTCTCCGCCGCCAAATCACCGAGTCTGGTGCAGTCTCAACGATTCTAAACTGTGTCGACTCGACCGAGTCAGAGATCCAAGAGAAAGCACTGGCCCTCCTCCTTAATCTTTCTCTTGATGATGATAACAAGGTGGGCCTTGTAGCTGAAGGTGTAATTGGTCGGGTCATTAATGTTATCCGGGTCGGGTCGCCAAGTTCTCGGGCCATTGGTTGCACAATGTTGACAAGTTTGGCTGTTGTGGAAGTCAACAAAGCCACAATTGGAGCGTACCCGAATGGGATAAAAACGCTTATTTGGGTTCTATATAATGGAAAAGGGCGTGAAGTGAGAGAAGCAGCCACTGCGTTGTATGCGATTTGTTCATTTGTTGATAATAGAAAGCGTGCTGTGGAGTGTGGAGCTGTGccaattttgatgaaaattggTGGGATGGGGCTTGAAAGAGCGGTGGAAGTGTTGAGTTTGTTGGTGAAATGTAAGGAAGGGAGGGAGGAAATAAGGAAGGTTAATGGGTGTTTGGAAGTTTTGGTTAAGGTTATTAGGAATGGGAGCGAAAGAGGGGTGCAATGTGCGCTTTTTACATTGAACTGTTTGTGTAGTTTCGCAGAGGAAATGCGTGTAGAGGCCAAAAAAGATGGGGTGTTGGAGATTTGTGTTGGGTTTTTGGATGATGagaatgaaaaaattagaaggaatgCAGCTAATTTGGTGCAAAATTTAAGTTGTAGGGGGTAG